A part of Leptospira congkakensis genomic DNA contains:
- a CDS encoding PhoH family protein: MDESFTFQEESLYQTVCGIGDSKLPLWESRLNVKLIPRGKSLIIQGSEDQIQVALDTFHKVEENFKRRPDKADYSFFDIDYLVGKVKDSSGGWPTPGSSDFQKEGETWTPRDKIFVTFKGKPIFPRTKNQESFVDSLHKNYITIAMGPAGTGKTFLSIATACRMMQTGEVDRLILTRPAVEAGENLGFLPGDLTQKVNPYLRPIYDALHECIGFEKTSEYLQVGKIEIAPIAFMRGRTLSHSFIILDEAQNCTLPQLKMFLTRFGKNSKMAISGDATQIDLAHGRSGLEKTVYTLRNLNGIETIFFGREDITRHPIVESIVRRFEENESLFTKKP; the protein is encoded by the coding sequence ATGGATGAAAGTTTTACATTTCAGGAAGAATCCCTCTACCAAACGGTATGTGGGATTGGAGACAGCAAACTCCCGTTATGGGAAAGTCGCCTCAATGTAAAACTCATCCCCAGAGGAAAATCTCTTATCATCCAAGGGAGCGAGGATCAGATCCAAGTGGCCTTGGATACCTTCCATAAGGTGGAAGAAAATTTCAAACGTAGACCGGACAAGGCCGATTACTCTTTTTTTGATATTGATTACTTAGTAGGTAAGGTAAAGGATTCTAGCGGTGGTTGGCCAACCCCTGGTTCTTCTGACTTCCAAAAGGAAGGAGAAACTTGGACTCCAAGAGATAAAATCTTTGTTACCTTCAAAGGAAAACCCATCTTTCCTCGTACAAAAAACCAGGAAAGTTTTGTAGATAGCCTTCATAAAAACTACATCACCATTGCCATGGGCCCTGCCGGAACCGGTAAAACTTTTTTATCCATAGCCACTGCTTGTCGTATGATGCAAACAGGAGAAGTGGATAGGCTTATCCTCACAAGGCCTGCAGTCGAAGCAGGTGAGAACTTAGGTTTTCTTCCAGGCGACTTAACACAAAAAGTGAATCCCTATCTTCGTCCCATCTATGATGCGTTACACGAATGTATTGGTTTTGAAAAAACCAGCGAATACTTACAAGTGGGTAAAATTGAAATTGCTCCCATTGCTTTTATGAGAGGAAGGACTCTCTCTCATTCCTTTATTATTTTAGATGAAGCGCAGAACTGTACTTTGCCTCAATTAAAAATGTTTCTCACAAGGTTTGGTAAAAATTCTAAAATGGCAATCTCTGGGGATGCCACACAAATTGATTTAGCTCACGGACGTTCTGGCCTTGAAAAAACGGTGTATACCTTAAGAAATCTAAATGGAATTGAGACGATTTTCTTTGGTAGAGAAGATATTACACGCCACCCGATCGTCGAATCTATTGTAAGACGATTCGAAGAGAACGAAAGTCTATTTACTAAAAAACCATGA
- a CDS encoding CapA family protein codes for MSKFRSFLFLIFLLPLFLFSADIPESEEPKIDLPIKDLYHFRTETGETIQYPKSTKLWFGGDVMFNWGVRDSMKTEDPYFPFRSFFSYLKNFDFRFLNLETPILHKTPAADQRKSYVFFGERRDLLVLRMFGIDGVFLGNNHTMDFGESGLFETLELLDEFGIPHAGAGKNTDEALVPITVSKQNTEYRIFSFSDTGETRLFSGIKSPGAAYFRVGTAERLIKKTKPNQVNLLSVHWGVEYSPLPMETERNAAKYLVNAGYQVIIGHHPHVPQGIEVFPKGVVIYSLGNFLFGSKNQYLKHNISVVLHFDADKLLFVEVVPVFGKHQTLIGDHYFFPLGPKEAEIFLKEYAILCKQLGTDLVISGGRGYVFFDKELKAKLKP; via the coding sequence ATGTCTAAGTTTCGTTCCTTTTTATTCCTGATTTTTTTATTGCCGCTGTTTTTATTTTCTGCGGACATTCCTGAGTCGGAAGAACCAAAAATAGATCTACCCATAAAGGATCTTTACCATTTCCGGACGGAAACTGGAGAAACCATCCAATATCCTAAATCCACTAAACTTTGGTTTGGTGGGGATGTGATGTTCAATTGGGGAGTTCGGGATTCAATGAAAACGGAGGATCCGTATTTTCCTTTTCGTAGTTTTTTTAGTTATCTAAAGAATTTTGATTTTCGATTTCTCAATTTAGAAACGCCCATCCTTCATAAAACACCAGCTGCCGACCAGAGGAAGTCCTATGTTTTCTTTGGTGAAAGAAGAGACCTTTTGGTGCTTCGTATGTTTGGGATCGATGGGGTTTTTCTTGGGAATAACCATACCATGGATTTTGGGGAAAGTGGGTTATTCGAAACTTTAGAACTTCTAGATGAGTTTGGAATTCCTCATGCGGGGGCTGGTAAAAATACCGATGAGGCTCTAGTTCCCATCACTGTTTCGAAACAAAATACAGAATACAGAATTTTTTCTTTTTCGGATACGGGAGAAACGAGGTTATTTTCTGGAATCAAATCTCCTGGTGCTGCATACTTCCGAGTGGGAACAGCAGAGAGATTAATCAAAAAAACCAAACCAAACCAAGTCAATCTTCTGTCGGTGCATTGGGGAGTGGAATATAGTCCCTTACCGATGGAAACAGAAAGAAATGCGGCCAAATATCTGGTGAATGCGGGTTATCAAGTCATCATCGGACACCATCCCCATGTCCCGCAAGGGATCGAAGTATTTCCCAAAGGAGTTGTGATTTATTCTCTTGGAAATTTTCTATTTGGTTCTAAAAACCAATATTTGAAACACAATATCTCTGTGGTTTTGCATTTTGATGCCGATAAACTTTTGTTTGTTGAAGTGGTTCCAGTTTTTGGAAAACACCAAACGCTCATTGGTGATCATTATTTTTTTCCTTTGGGTCCAAAAGAGGCTGAGATTTTTTTAAAAGAATATGCGATCCTTTGCAAACAACTCGGAACCGATTTAGTGATTTCTGGGGGTAGGGGTTATGTTTTTTTTGATAAGGAACTAAAAGCCAAACTAAAACCGTAA
- a CDS encoding single-stranded DNA-binding protein — MANDLNKVLIIGRMTRDPEFKSVNGSSVVNFSIANNRVYVTNGEKKEETHYFDCVAWGRLADILKQYAGKGKQVAIEGRLQQQSWETPEGKKASKIRVYVESAQLLGGQGQGGGSGGDRSDSSNSYDSGVSSGYDDYPAGDDDIPF, encoded by the coding sequence ATGGCTAACGATCTAAACAAAGTACTTATAATCGGTCGAATGACCCGTGATCCGGAATTTAAATCGGTGAACGGAAGTTCTGTTGTCAATTTCTCAATTGCGAATAACAGAGTTTATGTGACTAACGGTGAAAAGAAAGAGGAAACTCATTATTTTGACTGCGTTGCATGGGGCCGACTTGCTGATATATTAAAACAATATGCTGGCAAAGGGAAACAAGTAGCGATTGAAGGTCGACTTCAACAACAGTCCTGGGAAACTCCTGAAGGCAAAAAAGCCTCCAAAATCCGTGTCTATGTCGAATCCGCGCAGTTACTTGGCGGCCAAGGACAAGGTGGTGGATCGGGAGGAGACCGTTCTGACAGTTCCAATTCTTATGATTCCGGCGTAAGTAGTGGTTATGATGATTATCCAGCCGGTGATGACGACATTCCTTTTTGA
- the rpsF gene encoding 30S ribosomal protein S6 — protein MRNYEITNILREGNVEETKSAVKDLLSKYNFTIQGEEDWGSKRLWHPVGQDEQGHFILIKCSGSPTEVSKIEHEFKLNVNILKTLVIRANG, from the coding sequence ATGAGAAACTACGAAATCACGAATATTCTTCGTGAAGGTAATGTAGAAGAGACGAAGTCTGCAGTAAAAGACTTACTCTCCAAATACAACTTCACGATCCAAGGCGAAGAGGATTGGGGTTCTAAAAGACTCTGGCATCCCGTTGGACAAGACGAACAAGGTCACTTCATACTTATCAAGTGTTCCGGATCCCCTACAGAAGTTTCAAAGATCGAACATGAGTTTAAACTCAATGTAAATATCTTAAAAACCCTCGTAATCAGGGCAAATGGCTAA
- the recO gene encoding DNA repair protein RecO — protein MAIRKEKGIVIQSRDIGDSDRLISLAGESQVRMNFLSKGIRKSKRRAIITTEIGSLVEVDYYDQAEKDWKSIKEVHLVNRYDELKSDYLGTLFVLYVTELTSFLYPEGESHPFLFQLLSGSLDTSNEKGFQKQILPFFKLRALSHMGHFPTEFYCHTCGEEVLSKQAAYFSVADREFLCSDCHPIPKDHLPVLKLFHTMLSKKFSNVLGIFPRESDYRDGDLILNQFLRSLFGKELKSYFEFYKTIGYL, from the coding sequence ATGGCAATTCGAAAGGAAAAGGGGATTGTCATTCAGAGTCGTGATATTGGTGACAGTGATAGACTGATTAGTTTGGCTGGTGAGTCGCAAGTGAGGATGAATTTTCTAAGCAAAGGAATTCGTAAGTCTAAAAGACGAGCCATAATTACCACAGAAATTGGTTCTCTTGTGGAAGTTGATTATTATGATCAGGCGGAAAAAGATTGGAAGTCGATTAAGGAAGTTCATTTAGTCAATCGATATGATGAATTAAAATCAGATTATTTAGGAACTTTGTTTGTTTTGTATGTAACGGAACTAACATCCTTTCTTTATCCAGAAGGAGAGAGTCATCCGTTTCTTTTTCAACTTTTATCTGGTAGTTTGGATACATCCAATGAAAAGGGATTTCAAAAACAAATCCTTCCTTTTTTTAAATTGCGAGCTCTGTCTCATATGGGCCATTTCCCGACAGAATTTTATTGTCATACTTGCGGCGAAGAGGTTCTTTCCAAACAAGCAGCTTACTTTTCGGTGGCTGATCGTGAATTTTTATGTTCCGATTGCCATCCTATTCCTAAAGATCATTTGCCTGTTTTGAAACTATTTCATACTATGTTATCAAAGAAATTTTCGAATGTTTTGGGAATCTTTCCTCGAGAATCTGATTATAGGGATGGGGATTTAATTTTGAATCAGTTCCTCCGTTCTCTATTTGGGAAAGAGTTAAAATCATATTTTGAGTTTTATAAAACAATAGGGTACTTATGA
- the aspS gene encoding aspartate--tRNA ligase — MNHWVTSEYKNRISATSVSDTSVGKTLFLSGWAFRYRDQGGVIFIDLRDRSGILQIVARKEILGDDFSKVEKIRSEFVIAVKGKLSLRDAESVNPKMETGKYELIAESVEILNTSKTPPFTLDEFDPSGEEIRLKYRYLDMRREELRDRLILRHKLTFALREYLDSKSFLEIETPILNKSTPEGARDFLVPSRLNAGEFYALPQSPQLFKQILMIGGMERYFQIVKCFRDEDLRADRQPEFTQLDMEFSFVTEDDIRSEIETMWAFALKKVFNLEVNAPFMTMPYHVAMEEYGSDKPDIRFGMKLVNVSEIVKDADFQVFSAAVSGGGVVKAICVPGGSVISRKEIEDLTSWLSRDFRAKGLAYMKHGANGLESTITKRFTPEALAAIAKAVGSKEGDMVFFGADTSKIVNASLGALRLKLSEKYDPPKVPYSFHWVVDFPMFELDETTKTWTFLHHPFTSPKEEDFDKLRDWKAGKSVDLSSIGAKAYDLVLNGTEIGGGSIRIHNPEIQSLVLEAIGIGEEDAKSKFGFLLDALSFGAPPHGGIAFGVDRIMMLLTGGTSIRDVIAFPKTQKGTCMMSEAPGPVEGKQLEELKLRVVTI, encoded by the coding sequence TTGAATCACTGGGTTACGTCAGAATATAAAAATAGAATTAGCGCAACGAGTGTCTCTGATACATCGGTTGGTAAAACTTTATTCCTTTCCGGTTGGGCTTTCCGTTACCGTGACCAAGGGGGAGTGATCTTTATCGATCTTCGTGATCGATCTGGTATTTTGCAAATTGTTGCTCGTAAAGAAATTTTGGGAGATGACTTCTCCAAAGTAGAAAAAATTCGTTCTGAGTTTGTGATTGCTGTGAAGGGAAAACTATCTCTTCGTGATGCAGAATCGGTAAATCCAAAAATGGAAACCGGCAAATACGAGTTAATTGCTGAATCAGTAGAAATTTTAAATACATCCAAAACTCCTCCATTTACCTTAGATGAATTTGATCCATCAGGTGAAGAAATTCGTTTGAAGTATCGTTATTTGGATATGCGCCGCGAAGAACTGCGGGATCGTTTGATTCTTCGCCACAAACTAACATTTGCTCTTCGAGAGTATTTGGATAGTAAATCCTTTTTGGAAATCGAAACTCCTATTCTAAATAAATCCACTCCAGAAGGGGCTCGTGATTTCCTTGTTCCTTCGCGTTTGAATGCCGGTGAGTTTTATGCTCTCCCGCAGTCCCCACAACTTTTCAAACAAATCTTAATGATTGGGGGAATGGAACGATATTTCCAAATCGTAAAATGTTTTCGAGATGAAGACTTACGTGCAGACCGCCAACCGGAATTCACGCAACTTGATATGGAGTTTTCTTTTGTGACGGAAGACGACATTCGTTCTGAGATCGAAACCATGTGGGCTTTTGCCTTAAAAAAAGTTTTTAATTTAGAAGTGAATGCACCGTTTATGACCATGCCATATCACGTGGCGATGGAAGAATACGGTTCTGACAAACCAGACATTCGTTTTGGAATGAAACTTGTGAATGTATCAGAAATTGTAAAAGATGCGGACTTCCAAGTTTTTAGTGCAGCAGTTTCCGGTGGTGGAGTGGTAAAGGCGATTTGTGTTCCTGGTGGTTCTGTGATTTCCCGTAAGGAAATCGAAGACCTAACTTCTTGGCTGTCAAGAGACTTCCGAGCGAAAGGTCTTGCTTACATGAAACATGGGGCAAATGGACTGGAATCTACAATCACCAAACGATTCACTCCAGAAGCACTTGCCGCCATTGCGAAAGCAGTTGGATCCAAAGAAGGGGATATGGTATTTTTCGGAGCAGACACATCTAAGATTGTGAATGCTTCCCTTGGTGCCTTACGATTGAAATTATCGGAAAAATATGATCCACCAAAAGTTCCTTATAGTTTCCATTGGGTCGTGGACTTCCCTATGTTTGAGTTAGATGAAACCACAAAAACTTGGACCTTCCTCCACCATCCTTTCACTTCTCCCAAAGAAGAAGACTTTGACAAACTAAGAGATTGGAAAGCTGGGAAATCGGTTGACCTTTCTTCGATAGGTGCTAAAGCTTATGATCTAGTTCTCAATGGCACAGAAATTGGCGGTGGTTCCATCCGGATTCACAACCCAGAAATCCAAAGTCTAGTTTTGGAAGCCATTGGAATTGGAGAAGAAGATGCTAAATCCAAATTCGGATTTTTACTCGATGCTCTTTCCTTCGGCGCACCACCACACGGTGGGATTGCCTTCGGAGTGGATCGTATCATGATGTTACTCACTGGAGGAACTTCCATTCGTGATGTCATTGCTTTCCCAAAAACACAAAAAGGGACATGTATGATGAGTGAAGCACCAGGACCTGTCGAAGGAAAACAACTAGAAGAATTAAAACTCAGGGTAGTCACTATCTAA
- the rpsR gene encoding 30S ribosomal protein S18 produces the protein MEDDEKGGFRGKDGEGKFGRKNAKYKKKVCKFCADKALLAGLDYKRVDILERFVTNRGKIIPRRITGTCGKHQRALAREIRKSRSIGLLPFKVL, from the coding sequence ATGGAAGACGACGAAAAAGGCGGTTTCCGTGGTAAAGACGGAGAAGGCAAATTCGGTCGTAAAAACGCAAAATATAAAAAGAAAGTATGTAAGTTCTGCGCTGACAAAGCCTTACTTGCAGGTCTTGATTACAAACGAGTAGACATCTTAGAAAGATTTGTTACCAACCGTGGTAAAATCATTCCAAGAAGAATCACTGGAACTTGTGGCAAACACCAAAGAGCCCTTGCTCGTGAAATCAGAAAATCCAGATCTATCGGCTTATTGCCGTTTAAAGTTCTGTAG
- the dnaB gene encoding replicative DNA helicase — translation MNSNPLQEIESEKNLIGYLLMRGVAGQEDLGLSPDDFYMDTHRRVFEAVTELINEGINIDLVTVTNQMREKHLFKDESRDLEYITSLYKDTVPFQPLDYYVRRVKRVSDRRKYVEALNQAIDKVKVEPGENDSIFSLVEQSLMDISRQERSKGLRKVKDDANALIDYIKNVVAASQNGTGGINGLKTHFTGLDMATTGLKSHELMILAARPGNGKTTFALNIAANAALKERKTVVIFSLEMSRIELLLKLISADARIDSYALKAGTLTSAQMTQLKDSIGNITSASLYIDDSGYLTIQEFSARLRQLRTTEEVGLVIVDYLQLMSDPKAAMGGRQQEVANISRGLKQMAREVGCPIIALSQMNRSIENRSKDQRPQLSDLRESGAIEQDADIVCFIYREEMVKPPEELDPNKRGMAEIIIAKNRAGATADFPLMFNPKISRFDNVPL, via the coding sequence ATGAATTCTAACCCCCTTCAGGAGATAGAGTCTGAGAAGAACTTAATCGGTTACCTACTCATGAGAGGGGTAGCCGGGCAGGAAGACTTAGGTCTAAGCCCGGACGACTTCTATATGGACACACACAGGCGTGTCTTTGAAGCCGTCACCGAACTCATCAATGAAGGAATCAACATTGATTTAGTTACGGTCACAAACCAAATGCGAGAAAAACATCTTTTCAAAGATGAATCTCGCGACTTGGAATACATCACTTCCCTTTACAAAGATACAGTTCCTTTTCAACCGTTGGATTATTATGTTCGGCGGGTGAAACGTGTTTCGGACAGACGTAAGTATGTTGAAGCATTAAACCAGGCCATTGACAAAGTAAAAGTAGAACCTGGGGAAAATGATTCTATTTTCAGTCTCGTAGAACAGTCGCTAATGGATATCTCTCGCCAAGAGAGATCCAAAGGTTTACGAAAAGTAAAAGACGACGCCAATGCACTCATTGATTACATTAAAAATGTAGTGGCGGCCAGCCAAAATGGAACCGGTGGTATTAATGGATTAAAAACCCATTTTACGGGCCTTGATATGGCAACCACGGGATTAAAATCTCACGAATTAATGATTCTTGCTGCTCGTCCTGGAAATGGAAAAACAACTTTTGCTTTGAACATTGCGGCCAACGCTGCTTTGAAAGAGCGCAAAACGGTTGTTATTTTTTCGTTAGAGATGAGTCGGATTGAATTACTTCTCAAACTCATTAGTGCGGATGCAAGGATTGATTCTTATGCCTTAAAAGCGGGAACTCTTACTTCGGCACAGATGACCCAACTCAAAGACAGTATTGGAAATATCACTTCTGCAAGTTTGTACATTGATGATTCAGGATATTTAACCATCCAAGAATTTTCAGCGAGACTTCGCCAACTTCGTACCACAGAAGAAGTGGGACTTGTGATTGTGGATTATTTACAGCTAATGAGTGATCCCAAAGCAGCCATGGGAGGAAGGCAACAAGAGGTTGCCAATATTTCCAGGGGACTGAAACAAATGGCACGGGAAGTGGGTTGTCCTATCATCGCATTGTCGCAGATGAATCGTTCCATTGAAAATCGCTCCAAAGACCAAAGGCCACAACTTTCCGACTTACGGGAGTCAGGTGCCATTGAGCAGGATGCGGACATTGTTTGTTTTATTTATCGGGAAGAAATGGTGAAACCTCCCGAGGAGCTTGACCCTAACAAAAGGGGAATGGCAGAGATCATTATCGCCAAAAACAGAGCGGGTGCTACGGCCGATTTTCCATTGATGTTCAATCCGAAGATCAGCCGTTTCGACAACGTTCCATTATAA
- a CDS encoding HD family phosphohydrolase codes for MKAILDSSMTQLTDFLTRVRPVSVVRNIQIILVFLTLLFVTYVLSIPFFGQTKVDTDPDGLFSEGKIAPETIQSVKEFSYEDSEKTNGEKLKAVSNVPFAFDKDFGILVAGIDTNLSEDVELLRSILAEGKGTPAIVKDRIPRWRNRTNEEIQAILDYPRKDKLKNFIEQYTNLIFSKYCIVKEDLPFIKDLDRAGAKIRNIGTQDQTSIIDGNLVIPRSQIYKEGPVASVLSKLASEKLPNVSESLLKAVSRIGLYYVYSYPACNYNAEETENARMRAANSIPIQKSRIQANEVIVRSGDVITPEVKLKLDMMNRYATRANLASIVSIFLTQCVLIVIVGFYLIRYRPNRLNDLSSNLIIFFTLWIVIASIYLLSKVFYATDSDLSGVYYFGMFVPVGMLCLLLGFVYDEQLSIAIGFFLAFAVFFASRYNPTSFMLAFTVAVMSSIYGRRLLKRIDFLKAGFLLTFVQILITTAGYLFDGREFYVSTGSGFFRDLTNSNLFRITVMCFVNGFASATAVQFLLPMYEYIFNIPTRFKLIELADTGHPLLQQLLTKAPSTYTHTFMVAALSERAAQNLNLDRLLVRVGVYFHDIGKIPNAGFFVENQHLIPKPEHIDKNNPALAAKTVIDHVLDGIEMAKKARLPREIISFIPEHHGTSTMAFFYHKALQEISPSARKNINKKDFQYPGPKPQSKETGIVMIADSLEAASRSLDEVSQESLDELIRKIVNSKLAENQLDESGLTIGDLEIIKSSFKEVLLSSLHQRPKYPKPEDTKALEVAGSKKIKK; via the coding sequence ATGAAAGCAATATTAGATTCCTCCATGACGCAACTAACTGACTTTCTAACGAGAGTGAGGCCGGTTTCTGTTGTCAGAAACATCCAAATTATTCTGGTTTTTCTAACTTTATTGTTTGTCACCTATGTACTTTCCATCCCATTTTTTGGACAAACAAAAGTAGATACAGATCCGGATGGATTGTTTTCAGAAGGAAAAATTGCCCCTGAAACGATCCAATCGGTAAAAGAATTTTCCTATGAAGATTCTGAAAAAACAAATGGGGAAAAACTAAAAGCAGTTTCGAATGTTCCTTTTGCTTTCGATAAAGACTTTGGAATTTTAGTCGCAGGCATTGATACCAACCTTTCTGAGGATGTAGAACTCTTACGTTCGATTTTAGCAGAAGGGAAGGGAACACCCGCCATTGTAAAAGATAGAATCCCAAGATGGCGCAATCGAACCAATGAAGAAATCCAAGCCATTCTGGATTACCCACGGAAAGATAAACTCAAGAATTTTATCGAACAATATACCAATTTGATTTTTTCTAAGTATTGTATCGTCAAAGAAGATTTACCTTTTATCAAAGATTTGGATCGGGCAGGGGCAAAAATTCGAAACATCGGAACCCAAGACCAAACATCCATTATCGATGGAAACTTAGTCATTCCTAGGTCTCAGATTTATAAAGAAGGACCTGTTGCATCCGTATTATCAAAGTTAGCCTCTGAGAAATTGCCGAATGTTTCTGAATCTTTATTAAAAGCAGTCTCTCGTATTGGACTTTATTATGTGTATTCTTATCCTGCTTGTAATTACAATGCAGAAGAAACAGAAAATGCTCGAATGCGAGCCGCAAATTCGATTCCCATCCAAAAGAGTCGTATCCAGGCAAATGAAGTAATCGTTCGTTCTGGAGATGTGATCACTCCAGAAGTAAAACTAAAATTAGATATGATGAACCGGTATGCAACTCGTGCAAACTTGGCATCAATTGTTTCAATTTTTTTGACTCAATGTGTATTGATTGTGATTGTTGGGTTTTACCTGATCCGTTACCGACCAAACAGGTTGAATGACCTTTCGAGTAATCTCATCATCTTTTTTACGCTTTGGATAGTCATTGCGTCTATTTATTTACTTTCAAAGGTTTTTTATGCAACTGACAGTGATTTGTCGGGTGTATATTATTTTGGAATGTTTGTTCCTGTGGGAATGTTGTGTTTGCTACTTGGTTTTGTTTACGATGAACAACTCTCCATTGCCATTGGATTTTTCTTAGCATTTGCTGTGTTTTTTGCATCTCGATACAATCCAACTTCCTTTATGTTGGCCTTTACAGTAGCCGTCATGAGTTCTATTTATGGAAGGCGGCTACTCAAACGAATCGATTTTTTAAAAGCTGGGTTCCTTCTTACCTTTGTTCAAATTCTAATCACAACTGCTGGTTATTTGTTTGATGGGAGGGAGTTTTATGTTTCAACTGGTTCTGGTTTTTTTCGCGATCTAACCAATTCCAATTTGTTCCGAATCACAGTAATGTGCTTTGTGAATGGTTTTGCCAGTGCCACTGCGGTTCAGTTTTTGTTACCAATGTATGAATATATATTTAATATTCCTACACGTTTCAAACTGATTGAACTTGCGGACACGGGTCATCCACTCCTGCAACAATTGTTAACCAAAGCTCCTTCTACCTACACACATACATTTATGGTAGCAGCTTTATCAGAACGAGCGGCGCAGAATTTAAACTTAGATCGGCTTCTTGTAAGGGTAGGTGTATATTTCCATGATATTGGAAAAATACCGAATGCAGGGTTTTTTGTCGAAAACCAACATTTAATTCCGAAACCAGAACATATCGATAAAAACAATCCGGCTCTTGCTGCGAAAACAGTCATTGATCACGTGTTAGATGGGATTGAAATGGCAAAAAAGGCAAGGTTACCTCGGGAAATTATTAGTTTTATTCCTGAACACCACGGCACCTCAACTATGGCATTTTTTTATCATAAAGCTCTGCAGGAAATTTCTCCTTCGGCTAGAAAAAATATAAACAAAAAAGATTTTCAATACCCAGGACCAAAACCTCAAAGTAAAGAAACGGGAATTGTTATGATTGCCGATTCACTTGAAGCTGCCTCTCGTTCGTTAGATGAGGTATCGCAAGAAAGTTTGGATGAACTCATTCGTAAAATTGTAAATTCAAAACTTGCTGAGAATCAATTGGACGAAAGTGGACTTACCATTGGAGATTTAGAAATTATCAAATCTAGTTTTAAAGAAGTATTACTCTCTAGTTTACATCAAAGACCTAAATACCCAAAACCAGAAGATACTAAAGCTTTGGAAGTTGCTGGTTCCAAAAAAATTAAAAAATGA
- the ybeY gene encoding rRNA maturation RNase YbeY: MNSSLSVLTHLNGQWGGDTEIRPELVLENSELILKFLSPNFLQALELSILLVDDDLMREINLERRGFDKTTDVLSFPLYSESPPIPFQILGEVVISMDTCRDQAKEIGHSLVDEFYRLLVHGILHLFGYDHETNEEDAIQMRRKEDECLELVFER; encoded by the coding sequence ATGAATTCCTCTCTTAGTGTGCTGACCCACTTGAATGGCCAGTGGGGTGGTGACACCGAAATCCGTCCTGAGTTGGTTTTAGAAAATTCTGAACTCATTCTTAAATTTTTAAGCCCCAATTTTCTGCAAGCCTTAGAACTTTCGATTCTCCTTGTTGATGATGATTTGATGCGAGAAATCAATTTGGAAAGAAGAGGTTTTGATAAAACTACAGATGTTTTATCCTTTCCATTGTATTCGGAATCACCTCCTATCCCATTTCAAATTTTGGGTGAAGTTGTTATTTCAATGGATACTTGTCGTGATCAGGCAAAGGAAATCGGACATTCCCTTGTTGATGAGTTCTATCGTCTTCTTGTTCACGGTATATTACATCTGTTTGGTTATGATCATGAAACTAATGAAGAAGATGCTATTCAAATGCGTAGAAAAGAAGACGAGTGTTTGGAACTGGTGTTTGAACGTTAG
- the rplI gene encoding 50S ribosomal protein L9, whose translation MKVVLQKDVLNLGDAGDVKEVADGYARNFLIPRRFAVRANDGNTKAALHQKRLAELKRDKRVKVMKELSSSIDGKTYEVKVKVGENEKLFGSVTANDIAIAIKNTGVELDKRKLDLGEPIKSVGEFKIKVRLAEGVVPQIVVKVVGQA comes from the coding sequence ATGAAAGTTGTATTACAAAAAGACGTATTGAATCTTGGTGATGCCGGTGATGTGAAAGAAGTTGCAGATGGTTATGCACGTAACTTCCTCATTCCTAGAAGATTTGCTGTCCGTGCGAATGATGGAAACACTAAAGCCGCTCTCCACCAAAAAAGACTTGCTGAACTAAAACGCGACAAACGCGTAAAAGTGATGAAAGAACTTTCTTCTTCGATTGATGGTAAAACATACGAAGTAAAAGTAAAAGTGGGCGAAAACGAGAAACTTTTTGGTTCTGTGACAGCGAATGACATTGCAATTGCAATCAAAAACACTGGGGTAGAACTCGACAAACGTAAGTTAGATTTAGGTGAGCCAATCAAGTCAGTTGGTGAGTTTAAAATTAAAGTTCGTTTGGCTGAAGGTGTTGTACCTCAAATCGTAGTTAAAGTCGTCGGCCAAGCATAG